The Ramlibacter pinisoli genome has a segment encoding these proteins:
- the dnaA gene encoding chromosomal replication initiator protein DnaA has protein sequence MSEGFSDSLAAGGALNAGGSLWQACMDQLAQELPEQQFNTWIKPLAAKVSDDFSKVTLFVANRFKLDWVRAQYAGRIAATLEKIYGQPVQLELALAQRESPAKTYAAPTQAELMPAAEPADIADDNQSGQFKNRLNTALTFDTLVEGTANRMARAAAMHVAGMPGQLYNPLFIYGGVGLGKTHLVHAVGNKLLADRPGSKVLYIHAEQFVSDVVKAYQRKTFDEFKDKYHSLDLLLIDDVQFFANKDRTQEEFFNAFEALLAKKSHIVMTSDTYPKGLADIHERLVSRFDSGLTVAIEPPELEMRVAILINKARAESAEMPEEVAFFVAKNVRSNVRELEGALRKILAYSRFNQKDISIQLAREALRDLLSIQNRQISVENIQKTVADYYKIKVADMYSKKRPASIARPRQIAMYLAKELTQKSLPEIGELFGGRDHTTVLHAVRKIAAERQTVTELNQQLHVLEQTLKG, from the coding sequence ATGAGTGAGGGGTTCAGCGACAGCCTGGCCGCCGGCGGCGCCCTGAACGCGGGCGGTAGCCTGTGGCAGGCCTGCATGGACCAGCTGGCCCAGGAGTTGCCCGAACAGCAGTTCAACACCTGGATCAAGCCCCTCGCCGCCAAGGTCTCCGACGACTTCAGCAAGGTCACGCTGTTCGTCGCCAACCGCTTCAAGCTCGATTGGGTGCGGGCCCAGTACGCCGGCCGCATCGCTGCCACGCTGGAGAAGATCTACGGCCAGCCGGTGCAGCTTGAGTTAGCGCTCGCTCAGCGCGAAAGCCCCGCCAAGACTTACGCCGCGCCCACCCAGGCAGAGCTGATGCCGGCTGCCGAACCGGCCGACATCGCCGACGACAACCAGTCCGGCCAGTTCAAGAACCGGCTCAACACGGCGCTCACCTTCGACACCCTGGTGGAGGGCACGGCCAACCGCATGGCGCGCGCCGCGGCCATGCACGTGGCCGGCATGCCGGGCCAGCTCTACAACCCGTTGTTCATCTACGGCGGCGTCGGCCTGGGCAAGACCCACCTCGTCCATGCTGTGGGTAACAAGCTGCTGGCCGACCGCCCGGGCTCCAAAGTTCTCTACATCCATGCCGAGCAGTTCGTCTCGGATGTGGTCAAGGCCTACCAGCGCAAGACCTTCGACGAGTTCAAGGACAAGTACCACTCGCTCGACCTCCTGCTCATCGACGACGTCCAGTTCTTCGCCAACAAGGACCGCACCCAGGAGGAGTTCTTCAACGCCTTCGAGGCCCTGCTGGCCAAGAAGAGCCACATCGTGATGACGTCGGACACCTATCCCAAGGGCCTGGCCGACATCCACGAACGGCTGGTCTCGCGTTTCGACTCGGGCCTGACCGTGGCCATCGAGCCGCCCGAGCTCGAGATGCGCGTGGCCATCCTGATCAACAAGGCCCGCGCCGAGAGCGCCGAGATGCCCGAGGAAGTGGCCTTCTTCGTGGCCAAGAACGTGCGCTCCAACGTGCGCGAGCTCGAAGGCGCCCTGCGCAAGATCCTGGCCTACAGCCGCTTCAACCAGAAGGACATCTCCATCCAGCTGGCCCGCGAGGCGCTGCGCGACCTGCTGTCGATCCAGAACCGGCAGATCAGCGTCGAGAACATCCAGAAGACGGTGGCCGACTACTACAAGATCAAGGTCGCCGACATGTACAGCAAGAAGCGGCCGGCCTCCATCGCCCGCCCGCGCCAGATCGCCATGTACCTGGCCAAGGAGCTGACGCAAAAGAGCCTGCCCGAGATCGGCGAACTCTTTGGCGGCCGCGACCACACCACCGTGCTGCACGCGGTGCGCAAGATCGCCGCCGAGCGCCAGACCGTCACCGAGTTGAACCAGCAATTGCACGTGCTGGAACAGACGCTCAAGGGCTGA
- a CDS encoding porin produces MKRTLVATATLALTTLAAHAQSSVTLGGILKEGVANTRFSNAPAPAVNGSNTALIDSGSSRILISGTEDLGGGLAAFFQIDSRFRMDDGTAGASRLGSGNTFIGLRGGWGAFQAGQMDTHYCTSVNDDIAGNGTAIALQASSCALQGFVNGSGGAGRSIAVTSRSQNTLRYVTPNLSGFTGQVSYSFNPYGSERSVAATTPRGSAAQLGLNYDQGPLAVRFSYYRHTANGGTVATTGDNAATGTAASQRAYTLGAGWDFGIAKVGLTYDRSELRDLTAAASPSVAGVGTAQRTTWILPVTVPLGTGSLIASYARASDTKLGTGATVASSGARHLSVGYNYPLSKRTSVGVSITRLDNGSAGVYQLYTNSSFGNSGTPVVAAGQDQRLTYVGIRHVF; encoded by the coding sequence ATGAAAAGAACCTTGGTCGCCACGGCCACGCTGGCCTTGACCACCCTCGCTGCGCATGCGCAGTCGTCAGTCACCCTCGGTGGCATTCTGAAGGAAGGGGTTGCCAACACCCGCTTCTCCAATGCTCCGGCGCCCGCCGTAAACGGCAGCAACACGGCGCTTATCGATAGCGGCTCCTCACGCATCCTGATCAGTGGAACCGAGGACTTGGGCGGGGGACTGGCGGCCTTTTTCCAGATCGACTCTCGCTTCCGTATGGACGACGGCACCGCCGGCGCCAGCCGGCTGGGCAGCGGCAACACCTTCATCGGCTTGCGCGGCGGCTGGGGTGCGTTCCAAGCTGGTCAGATGGACACCCACTACTGCACGAGCGTCAACGACGATATCGCCGGCAACGGTACCGCCATTGCCCTGCAAGCGTCCAGCTGCGCCCTGCAAGGGTTCGTGAACGGTTCGGGCGGCGCTGGCCGTTCGATCGCCGTGACCTCGCGTTCGCAGAACACCTTGCGCTACGTCACGCCCAACCTGAGCGGCTTCACTGGCCAGGTTTCGTACAGCTTCAACCCCTACGGTTCCGAGCGTTCGGTCGCCGCCACCACCCCCCGTGGTAGCGCTGCCCAGCTGGGCCTGAACTACGACCAGGGCCCCCTGGCTGTCCGCTTCTCGTACTACCGTCACACCGCCAACGGAGGCACGGTTGCCACGACCGGCGACAACGCCGCCACGGGTACCGCCGCTTCGCAACGCGCCTACACCCTGGGCGCTGGCTGGGACTTCGGCATCGCCAAAGTCGGCCTGACCTACGACCGTTCCGAGCTGCGTGACCTGACCGCTGCCGCTTCGCCCTCGGTGGCTGGCGTCGGCACCGCCCAGCGCACCACCTGGATCCTACCGGTCACCGTCCCGCTGGGCACCGGCTCCTTGATCGCCAGCTACGCACGCGCGAGCGACACGAAGCTGGGTACGGGGGCCACCGTCGCCAGCTCCGGAGCGCGGCATCTGTCCGTGGGCTACAACTATCCGCTCTCGAAGAGAACGTCCGTCGGCGTATCCATCACGAGACTGGACAACGGCTCGGCAGGTGTCTATCAGCTGTACACCAACTCGTCCTTCGGCAACTCCGGCACGCCCGTCGTCGCGGCGGGGCAGGACCAACGACTGACCTACGTCGGCATTCGCCACGTTTTCTAA
- a CDS encoding sugar phosphate isomerase/epimerase family protein encodes MRDFSRDHRWLSINTATVRKSAGQELPLPAILEACARRGIRAVSPWRDQVAAIGLSSVSRMVKDLELSLSGYCRGGMFTATDAEGLKLAREDNRRAVEEAAELRAACLVLVVGALPGALAGKAAHKDIGLARGQVVDGIGELLEYARTASMPLAIEPLHPMYAADRACVNTMEQALDICDELDPYRSGSIGVAVDVYHTWWDPKLQQQIERAGGRRLLAFHVCDWLTPTQDLLNDRGMMGDGVIDIPRIRAWVEAQGFAGYSEVEIFSRDNWWKRPHEEVLSTCIERHMSSV; translated from the coding sequence TTGCGCGATTTTTCGCGCGACCACCGGTGGCTTTCCATCAACACCGCTACCGTTCGCAAGAGCGCCGGCCAGGAGCTTCCACTGCCCGCCATCCTGGAGGCGTGCGCCCGGCGGGGCATCCGCGCTGTGTCACCCTGGCGCGACCAGGTCGCCGCGATCGGGCTGTCCAGCGTGTCAAGGATGGTGAAGGATCTAGAGCTGTCCCTCTCGGGCTACTGCCGTGGAGGCATGTTCACGGCCACCGATGCCGAGGGGTTGAAACTCGCTCGTGAGGACAACCGCCGTGCTGTCGAAGAGGCCGCGGAATTGCGTGCAGCATGCCTGGTCCTCGTGGTTGGAGCGCTGCCCGGAGCGTTGGCGGGAAAAGCCGCGCACAAGGACATAGGCCTCGCGCGCGGCCAGGTGGTTGACGGGATCGGCGAGCTCCTCGAGTACGCCCGTACCGCATCGATGCCACTCGCGATTGAGCCTTTGCACCCCATGTACGCGGCGGACCGCGCCTGCGTCAACACGATGGAACAGGCCCTGGACATCTGCGATGAACTGGATCCCTACCGGAGCGGCAGCATCGGCGTCGCGGTGGATGTGTACCACACATGGTGGGATCCGAAGCTGCAGCAGCAGATCGAACGCGCCGGAGGACGTCGGCTGCTGGCCTTCCACGTGTGTGATTGGCTGACGCCTACCCAGGATCTGCTGAACGACCGCGGCATGATGGGCGACGGCGTCATCGACATTCCGCGTATTCGCGCATGGGTGGAGGCCCAGGGCTTCGCCGGTTACAGCGAAGTAGAGATTTTCTCGCGCGACAACTGGTGGAAGCGGCCTCACGAGGAGGTGCTGAGCACCTGCATCGAGCGTCACATGTCGAGCGTGTGA
- the gyrB gene encoding DNA topoisomerase (ATP-hydrolyzing) subunit B: protein MSDPNQVNTGPAGEESSNFQPTIDTNQAGASAAYGESSIQILEGLEAVRKRPGMYIGDTSDGTGLHHLVFEVVDNSIDEALAGHCDDIVVTIHSDNSISVVDNGRGIPTGIKMDDKHEPKRSAAEIALTELHAGGKFNQNSYKVSGGLHGVGVSCVNALSKMLRLTVRREGKVHVMEFSRGFPQNAVTELRDGVEVRPMQILGDTDKRGTEVHFLPDTEIFKENNDFHYEILSKRLRELSFLNNGVNIKLVDERSGKSDDFSGAGGVKGFVDFINKGKTVLHPNVFHAMGDRQSDQNTNIGVEVAMQWNSGYNEQVLCFTNNIPQRDGGTHLTGLRAAMTRVINKYIDDTELAKKAKVEVTGDDMREGLTCVLSVKVPEPKFSSQTKDKLVSSEVRGPVEDVVARTLGDFLQERPNDAKIIVGKIIEAARAREAARKARDMTRRKGVLDGMGLPGKLADCQEKDPAMCEIYIVEGDSAGGSAKQGRDRKFQAILPLRGKILNVEKARYEKLLTSNEILTLITALGTGIGKAGTANSNGKGDTDDFNVAKLRYHRIIIMTDADVDGAHIRTLLLTFFYRQMPELVERGHIYIAQPPLYKVKAGKEELYLQGQSDLDSFLLRIALNGASVSTGGDNPTVINGETLAELARKHQVAEAVIARLANFMDREALRAIADGVHLNLDTVQEAEAAAIALQTKLQELDKVSNATPAEVASEFDARTDKPILRISRRHHGNVKSSVITQDFVHGADYKALAEAADTFRGLLHEGARVLRGEGERQKEEKVNDFRQAMRWLISEAERSTARQRYKGLGEMNPEQLWETTMDPNVRRLLKVQIDDAIEADRVFTMLMGDDVEPRRDFIETNALRAANIDV from the coding sequence ATGTCTGACCCGAACCAAGTGAACACCGGCCCCGCGGGCGAGGAAAGCTCCAACTTCCAGCCGACCATCGACACCAACCAGGCCGGCGCCAGCGCCGCCTACGGCGAGTCGTCGATCCAGATCCTGGAAGGGCTGGAGGCCGTGCGCAAGCGCCCGGGCATGTACATCGGCGACACCTCCGACGGCACCGGCCTGCACCACCTGGTGTTCGAGGTGGTCGACAACTCCATCGACGAGGCCCTGGCCGGCCACTGCGACGACATCGTGGTGACCATCCACAGCGACAACTCGATCAGCGTGGTGGACAACGGCCGCGGCATCCCCACCGGCATCAAGATGGACGACAAGCACGAGCCCAAGCGCTCGGCCGCCGAGATCGCCCTGACCGAGCTGCACGCCGGCGGCAAGTTCAACCAGAACAGCTACAAGGTCTCGGGCGGCCTGCACGGCGTGGGGGTCAGCTGCGTCAACGCACTGTCGAAGATGCTGCGCCTGACGGTGCGCCGCGAGGGCAAGGTGCACGTCATGGAGTTCAGCCGCGGCTTCCCGCAGAACGCCGTCACCGAGCTGCGCGACGGGGTGGAAGTGCGGCCGATGCAGATCCTGGGCGACACCGACAAGCGCGGCACCGAGGTGCACTTCCTGCCGGACACCGAGATCTTCAAGGAGAACAACGACTTCCACTACGAGATCCTGTCCAAGCGGCTGCGCGAGCTCTCGTTCCTGAACAACGGCGTCAACATCAAGCTGGTGGACGAGCGCTCGGGCAAGAGCGACGACTTCTCGGGCGCCGGCGGCGTCAAGGGCTTCGTCGACTTCATCAACAAGGGCAAGACCGTCCTGCACCCGAACGTGTTCCACGCCATGGGCGACCGCCAGAGCGACCAGAACACCAACATCGGTGTCGAGGTGGCCATGCAGTGGAACAGCGGCTACAACGAGCAGGTCCTCTGCTTCACCAACAACATTCCGCAGCGCGACGGCGGCACCCATCTCACCGGCCTGCGCGCCGCGATGACCCGCGTCATCAACAAGTACATCGACGACACCGAGCTGGCCAAGAAGGCCAAGGTCGAAGTCACCGGCGACGACATGCGCGAGGGCCTGACCTGCGTGCTGAGCGTCAAGGTGCCCGAGCCCAAGTTCTCCAGCCAGACCAAGGACAAGCTGGTCTCCAGCGAGGTGCGCGGCCCGGTCGAGGACGTGGTGGCCCGCACGCTGGGCGACTTCCTGCAGGAGCGGCCCAACGACGCCAAGATCATCGTCGGCAAGATCATCGAGGCGGCGCGCGCCCGTGAGGCGGCGCGCAAGGCGCGCGACATGACGCGCCGCAAGGGCGTGCTCGACGGCATGGGCCTGCCGGGCAAGCTGGCCGACTGCCAGGAGAAGGACCCGGCGATGTGCGAGATCTACATCGTCGAGGGCGACTCCGCCGGCGGCAGCGCCAAGCAGGGCCGCGACCGGAAGTTCCAGGCCATCCTGCCGCTGCGCGGCAAGATCCTGAACGTGGAGAAGGCGCGCTACGAGAAGCTGCTCACCAGCAACGAGATCCTGACGCTGATCACCGCGCTGGGCACCGGCATCGGCAAGGCCGGCACCGCCAACAGCAACGGCAAGGGCGACACCGACGACTTCAACGTCGCCAAGCTGCGCTACCACCGCATCATCATCATGACCGACGCCGACGTCGACGGCGCCCACATCCGCACGCTGCTGCTCACGTTCTTCTACCGCCAGATGCCCGAGCTGGTGGAGCGCGGCCACATCTACATCGCGCAGCCGCCGCTGTACAAGGTCAAGGCCGGCAAGGAGGAGCTGTACCTCCAGGGCCAGAGCGACCTCGACAGCTTCCTGCTGCGCATCGCGTTGAACGGCGCCAGCGTCAGCACCGGTGGCGACAACCCCACCGTCATCAACGGCGAGACGCTGGCCGAACTGGCGCGCAAGCACCAGGTCGCCGAGGCCGTCATCGCCCGGCTGGCCAACTTCATGGACCGCGAGGCCCTGCGCGCCATCGCCGACGGCGTGCACCTGAACCTCGACACGGTGCAGGAAGCCGAAGCGGCCGCCATCGCGCTGCAGACTAAGCTGCAGGAACTGGACAAGGTCAGCAACGCCACCCCGGCCGAAGTGGCCAGCGAGTTCGACGCCCGCACCGACAAGCCCATCCTGCGCATCAGCCGCCGCCACCACGGCAACGTGAAGTCCAGCGTCATCACGCAGGACTTCGTGCACGGCGCCGACTACAAGGCCCTGGCCGAAGCCGCCGACACCTTCCGCGGCCTGCTGCACGAGGGCGCGCGCGTACTGCGCGGCGAAGGCGAGCGCCAGAAGGAAGAGAAGGTGAACGACTTCCGCCAGGCCATGCGCTGGCTGATCTCGGAAGCCGAGCGCTCCACCGCCCGCCAGCGCTACAAGGGCCTGGGCGAGATGAACCCCGAGCAGCTGTGGGAAACCACCATGGACCCCAACGTGCGCCGCCTGCTGAAGGTGCAGATCGACGACGCGATCGAGGCCGACCGCGTGTTCACGATGCTGATGGGAGACGACGTGGAGCCGCGCCGGGACTTCATCGAGACCAACGCCCTGCGGGCGGCGAACATCGACGTCTGA
- a CDS encoding glycerate kinase type-2 family protein: protein MSHLPQGIQPKRFLTELFRAAVERALPAHNMREYLPQPPSGRTLVLGAGKAAAAMAQALEALWPCDKPLSGLVVTRYDHTPPTPATRRIEGIEAAHPVADTAGLLAAQRMLNLASDLTANDLVIFLVSGGGSALLCSPAAGIDLGHKQQITRQLLLSGASIGEMNCVRTHLSAVKGGRLALACYPAKVVTLAISDVPGDDPAVIASGPTIADSTSCQDALEVLRRHNIDIPARIRALLDSGRSETPKPGDVRFSGHEVHVIATPRSSLEAAARVARELGVPAHILGDAIEGEAREVGKVHAAIAQSVRMHGLPFATPCVILSGGETTVTVRPHDSKKSGRGGRAGECALGIAQALQGRTGIWALAADTDGIDGVESNAGAFVAPDTLHRAAALGLRIDNALAAHDSYGFFHALDDLVVTGPTFTNVNDFRSVLIA from the coding sequence ATGTCCCATCTGCCGCAAGGGATTCAGCCCAAGAGGTTCCTCACTGAACTCTTTCGTGCCGCCGTCGAGCGCGCGCTTCCCGCGCACAACATGCGCGAGTATCTGCCGCAGCCGCCCTCTGGGCGGACTCTGGTTCTGGGCGCAGGTAAGGCAGCCGCCGCGATGGCGCAGGCGTTAGAAGCCCTCTGGCCGTGCGACAAGCCTCTGTCAGGACTGGTTGTCACCCGCTACGACCACACGCCGCCCACTCCGGCGACGCGACGGATCGAGGGCATCGAGGCCGCTCACCCGGTGGCGGATACCGCTGGTTTGCTCGCTGCGCAAAGGATGTTGAACCTCGCAAGCGACCTTACGGCCAACGATCTCGTCATCTTCCTTGTCTCCGGCGGTGGCTCCGCGCTCCTGTGCAGTCCTGCCGCCGGGATCGACCTAGGCCACAAGCAGCAGATCACGCGCCAGCTGCTTTTGTCTGGCGCGTCCATCGGGGAGATGAATTGTGTGCGCACGCACCTGTCGGCGGTTAAGGGTGGCCGCTTGGCACTCGCTTGCTATCCCGCCAAGGTGGTCACTCTGGCGATCAGCGATGTTCCTGGTGACGATCCGGCGGTCATTGCCAGTGGGCCCACCATTGCCGACTCAACGAGCTGTCAGGACGCGCTAGAGGTGCTCCGACGCCACAACATCGACATCCCTGCACGGATTCGAGCTCTGCTCGACTCCGGCCGTTCCGAGACTCCCAAGCCGGGCGACGTCCGGTTCTCTGGGCATGAGGTGCACGTGATTGCCACCCCCCGCAGCTCTCTGGAGGCGGCTGCGCGGGTGGCGCGGGAGCTCGGCGTGCCGGCGCACATCCTGGGTGACGCAATCGAGGGGGAAGCGCGTGAGGTCGGAAAAGTCCATGCAGCGATCGCGCAGTCCGTGCGGATGCATGGATTGCCCTTTGCGACCCCATGCGTGATCCTCTCGGGCGGGGAAACGACAGTGACCGTGCGCCCGCACGATTCCAAAAAATCGGGGCGAGGTGGCCGTGCCGGCGAGTGCGCCCTTGGGATCGCCCAGGCACTTCAAGGACGGACCGGAATCTGGGCGCTGGCGGCGGACACAGACGGGATCGACGGCGTCGAAAGCAATGCGGGGGCCTTCGTCGCCCCAGATACCCTGCACCGCGCAGCTGCGTTGGGGTTGCGAATCGATAACGCCCTTGCTGCGCACGACTCCTATGGATTTTTCCACGCCCTCGATGACCTCGTCGTCACCGGCCCGACTTTCACCAACGTGAATGACTTCCGTTCCGTCCTCATCGCGTAG
- the dnaN gene encoding DNA polymerase III subunit beta — MIVLKATQDKVLSVLQSVAGIVERRHTLPILANVLIRKTGEQVQLTTSDLEIQIRTTADVGGDTGSFTTTVGARKLIDILRTMPADQTVSLESSANKLLLKGGKSRFTLQTLPAEDFPLVQEAASFGPAFSVPQKTLKDLLAQVSFAMAVHDIRYYLNGILFVAEGKQLSLVATDGHRLAFASATLDKEVPRQEVILPRKTVLEMQRLLSDAEGAIEMQFASNQAKFSFGGMEFVTKLVEGKFPDYNRVIPKNHKNSVTLGRAPLLASLQRTAILTSEKFKGVRLNIEPGTLRVASNNAEQEEAVDELDIDYGGDAIEIGFNVTYLIDALANMDQDMVKIELADSNSSALVTNPEDANFKYVVMPMRI, encoded by the coding sequence ATGATCGTCCTGAAGGCCACCCAAGACAAAGTGCTCTCGGTCCTGCAGTCGGTTGCGGGCATCGTGGAGCGCCGGCACACCCTGCCGATCCTGGCCAACGTGCTGATTCGCAAGACGGGTGAACAGGTGCAGCTGACGACCAGCGACCTCGAGATCCAGATCCGCACCACCGCCGACGTCGGCGGTGACACCGGCAGCTTCACCACCACCGTGGGCGCGCGCAAGCTGATCGACATCCTGCGCACCATGCCGGCCGACCAGACCGTCAGCCTGGAGTCCAGCGCCAACAAGCTGCTGCTCAAGGGCGGCAAGAGCCGCTTCACGCTGCAGACCCTGCCGGCCGAGGACTTCCCGCTGGTGCAGGAGGCGGCCTCGTTCGGCCCCGCCTTCAGCGTGCCGCAGAAGACCCTGAAGGACCTGCTGGCCCAGGTGTCGTTCGCGATGGCGGTGCACGACATCCGCTACTACCTCAACGGCATCCTGTTCGTCGCCGAGGGCAAGCAGCTGTCGCTGGTGGCCACCGACGGCCACCGCCTGGCCTTCGCCAGCGCCACGCTCGACAAGGAAGTGCCCCGCCAGGAGGTGATCCTGCCGCGCAAGACCGTGCTGGAGATGCAGCGCCTGCTGTCCGACGCCGAGGGCGCCATCGAGATGCAGTTCGCCAGCAACCAGGCCAAGTTCTCGTTCGGCGGCATGGAGTTCGTCACCAAGCTGGTCGAGGGCAAGTTCCCCGACTACAACCGCGTGATCCCGAAGAACCACAAGAACTCGGTCACGCTCGGCCGCGCGCCGCTGCTGGCCAGCCTGCAGCGCACCGCCATCCTGACCAGCGAGAAGTTCAAGGGCGTGCGCCTGAACATCGAGCCGGGCACGCTGCGCGTGGCCAGCAACAACGCCGAGCAGGAAGAGGCGGTCGACGAGCTCGACATCGACTACGGCGGCGACGCCATCGAGATCGGCTTCAACGTCACCTACCTCATCGACGCGCTGGCCAACATGGACCAGGACATGGTGAAGATCGAGCTGGCCGACAGCAACAGCTCGGCCCTCGTCACCAATCCGGAAGACGCCAACTTCAAGTACGTGGTGATGCCGATGCGGATTTGA
- the eno gene encoding phosphopyruvate hydratase: MASIQNVRAFEILDSRGNPTVAAEVLLSDGSHGYAASPSGASTGAREAIELRDGDAKRYGGKGVLKAVANANGELRQALVGRAAEDQPALDRLMIELDGTPTKSRLGANAILAVSLAAAKAMAASAGRPLYAHLAGNRAPRLPMPMMNIINGGAHADNSVDMQEFMIVPVGAPSLSEALRWGVEVFHALKGLLKGRGLATSVGDEGGFAPDLPSNEAAIEVILAAIAQAGFNPGTDIALGLDVASSEFHRDGLYELASERKRFDSAQFVDYLARWVDAYPIVTIEDGMAEDDWDGWELLTAKLGGRVQLVGDDLFVANTEILRHGIQRSVANAILIKPNQIGTLTETLAAISVAAAAGYASVVSHRSGETEDTTIADLSVCTAANQIKTGSLSRSDRIAKYNRLLLIEAELGPDVSFAGSAAIRSQRS; this comes from the coding sequence ATGGCCAGTATCCAGAACGTCCGCGCCTTCGAGATCCTCGACTCGCGCGGCAATCCCACCGTGGCAGCGGAAGTGCTGCTCTCCGACGGGTCCCACGGCTACGCAGCGTCTCCCTCCGGCGCTTCGACGGGCGCCCGCGAAGCCATCGAACTGCGCGACGGCGATGCCAAGCGCTACGGCGGCAAGGGGGTGCTCAAGGCGGTGGCGAACGCCAACGGCGAATTGCGGCAGGCACTCGTTGGACGCGCGGCCGAAGACCAGCCTGCTTTGGATCGCCTGATGATCGAACTGGATGGCACGCCCACCAAGTCACGGCTGGGGGCCAACGCCATCCTCGCGGTGTCGCTGGCTGCGGCCAAGGCGATGGCCGCGTCCGCCGGTCGACCGCTGTATGCGCATCTGGCCGGGAATCGCGCGCCGCGCCTCCCCATGCCGATGATGAACATCATCAACGGCGGCGCCCACGCCGACAACAGCGTCGACATGCAGGAATTCATGATCGTGCCGGTCGGCGCGCCCAGCCTATCGGAGGCGCTGCGCTGGGGGGTCGAGGTGTTCCACGCGCTCAAGGGCCTGCTCAAGGGGCGTGGCCTGGCCACGTCCGTCGGCGATGAGGGCGGATTCGCGCCCGACCTTCCGTCGAATGAAGCTGCGATCGAAGTCATCCTCGCCGCCATCGCGCAGGCCGGGTTCAACCCCGGCACGGACATCGCCCTGGGCCTGGACGTGGCGAGTTCGGAGTTCCACCGCGACGGGCTGTACGAACTCGCCTCGGAGCGCAAGCGCTTCGATTCAGCCCAGTTCGTCGACTACCTGGCCCGCTGGGTTGACGCTTACCCTATCGTGACGATCGAGGACGGCATGGCGGAAGACGACTGGGATGGTTGGGAGTTGCTCACCGCAAAGCTGGGCGGGCGGGTGCAGCTGGTGGGCGACGACCTGTTCGTCGCCAATACCGAAATCCTCCGGCATGGCATTCAGCGCAGCGTTGCAAACGCCATCCTGATCAAGCCCAACCAGATCGGCACGCTCACCGAAACACTGGCGGCGATCTCCGTGGCGGCAGCGGCCGGCTATGCCTCGGTGGTCTCGCACCGATCGGGAGAGACGGAAGACACCACGATTGCCGACTTGAGCGTATGCACTGCGGCCAATCAGATCAAGACAGGCTCACTGTCCCGCTCGGATCGGATCGCCAAGTACAACCGGCTTCTGCTTATCGAAGCGGAGCTCGGACCGGATGTCAGCTTCGCTGGATCAGCGGCTATTCGCTCTCAGCGGTCTTGA
- a CDS encoding DUF3800 domain-containing protein, whose translation MAKAENDAQFSSAVTDSKRSHQYQTEVAQQFALFESERPGPAEIAGAAPPPGKFSNFIVYVDESGDHGLTTLDTNYPVFVLAFCVFYKRHYSEKVLPSLHKFKFNHFGHDLVVLHEHEIRKEKGDFRFFSSRQHKNKFLTELTDIIEASNFILISCVIDKAKLRERGEANNPYHVALGFCLETLYEFMQEKRQDGALTHVVVECRGKREDAELELEFRRMCDGANRLGRALPFDIIFADKKVDSPGLQLADLVARPVGMNYLRPSQENRAFEVLKRKFYCSGGRANVGEGFENWGLKVFPPPQSEKPR comes from the coding sequence GTGGCAAAAGCTGAGAATGACGCTCAGTTCTCCAGCGCTGTCACCGACAGTAAGCGCTCACACCAATACCAGACTGAGGTTGCGCAGCAGTTTGCGCTGTTCGAATCGGAGCGACCGGGTCCAGCGGAGATCGCCGGTGCGGCGCCCCCTCCAGGAAAGTTCAGCAACTTCATCGTCTATGTTGACGAGAGCGGTGATCATGGCTTGACCACGCTGGACACGAACTATCCCGTGTTCGTCCTCGCGTTCTGCGTGTTCTACAAGAGGCACTACAGCGAAAAGGTGCTGCCCTCGCTCCACAAGTTCAAGTTCAACCATTTCGGGCACGACTTGGTTGTTCTGCACGAACATGAGATTCGGAAGGAGAAGGGGGACTTCCGATTCTTCTCAAGTCGGCAGCACAAGAACAAGTTCTTGACCGAGCTGACCGACATCATCGAGGCCAGCAACTTCATCTTGATAAGCTGCGTGATCGACAAGGCCAAGCTCCGCGAACGTGGGGAGGCCAACAATCCATACCACGTAGCTCTTGGGTTCTGCCTCGAGACCCTCTACGAGTTCATGCAAGAGAAAAGGCAGGACGGTGCGCTGACCCACGTTGTCGTCGAGTGCCGTGGCAAACGCGAAGACGCCGAACTCGAACTGGAATTTCGACGCATGTGCGACGGCGCAAATCGTTTAGGCCGAGCACTACCGTTCGACATCATCTTTGCCGACAAGAAGGTGGACTCGCCTGGCCTGCAGCTGGCAGACCTCGTTGCGCGCCCAGTCGGAATGAACTATCTCCGGCCTAGCCAAGAGAACCGAGCATTCGAGGTTCTCAAGCGCAAGTTCTACTGCAGCGGTGGCCGGGCGAATGTCGGAGAGGGCTTCGAAAATTGGGGGTTAAAGGTTTTCCCGCCGCCACAAAGCGAAAAGCCCCGATGA